In Streptomyces sp. NBC_01551, one DNA window encodes the following:
- a CDS encoding DUF6049 family protein, giving the protein MAEAADNQGAVPAPARRRWLRRAVVLLAGTPVLAALVYAPAPPAQAADAAVDVQLDTLTPAAPVKGDTLTISGTVVNNTREAINDAHVGLRVGSPLGDRSAIDEVADRTGFRPGTDPAEIDSAYAVKIDSLPAKGAQAFTIKVPVNKLPLDKDGVYQLGVSLSGESANRPYEQVLGIERTFLPWQPEAASKRSHLAYVWPLISTTHLTAETGSDETQTPVFLDDNLADELKPGGRLEQMVTLGKELPITWVIDPDLLYTVDAMTKGYRIRTPDGRTVQGKNKAVAEQWLSSLEAAVQGKKVVALPFADPDIASLAHRGKDVSGTLGQLRPATDKAKQAVETVLHVPASTGFSWPVAGAIDPSIVNVATSAGAHNVLTRSDSLRETGSLGYTPSAARPIGAGSTAVVADAGLSTAFEGNMLSAGNSTLAVQEFLAHSLALNLQDTGEQRSFVVAPQRMPSSSQVQTMAAALRGLQSGRWTQPTDLEAAAAAKPDPGAATQVPGAGQYPESLRKQELPVSAFENIRTTQNTLDHFKVILSAPDRVEIPFGNTMNREMSSTWRGRPEEAKVYRDQVQRYLIGLTEKVKVIPKSDATLSGHSATLPVTVQNSLVQDVHDLVLRVKSANPTRLMFDDSGTAQQEVTVQADHSQTLKFTANATASGPVEVTAQLFTKDGVPYGKERKFTVDATEITPTVMLVIAGGVLLLVLAGVKMYASRKRVAARAAAEESTQPSDESPDTGPQSASGSGTSETVDR; this is encoded by the coding sequence GTGGCCGAGGCGGCAGACAACCAGGGGGCAGTACCGGCCCCTGCCCGGCGTCGCTGGCTGCGGCGCGCGGTCGTCCTGCTCGCCGGGACGCCGGTGCTCGCCGCCCTGGTCTATGCCCCCGCCCCGCCGGCCCAGGCCGCGGACGCCGCCGTCGATGTCCAATTGGACACACTGACCCCTGCGGCTCCGGTCAAGGGCGACACCCTGACGATCTCGGGGACGGTGGTCAACAACACCCGCGAGGCGATCAACGACGCGCACGTGGGCCTGCGGGTCGGATCCCCGCTGGGGGACCGCAGCGCCATCGACGAGGTGGCGGACCGCACGGGCTTCCGGCCCGGCACGGACCCCGCGGAGATCGACTCGGCGTACGCCGTGAAGATCGACTCGCTGCCCGCGAAGGGCGCGCAGGCGTTCACCATCAAGGTTCCGGTGAACAAGCTCCCGCTGGACAAGGACGGCGTCTACCAGCTCGGCGTCTCCCTGTCCGGAGAGAGCGCGAACCGCCCGTACGAGCAGGTCCTGGGCATCGAGCGGACCTTCCTGCCCTGGCAGCCCGAGGCCGCCTCCAAGCGCTCCCACCTGGCCTACGTGTGGCCGCTGATCTCCACGACGCACCTGACGGCGGAGACCGGCTCGGACGAGACCCAGACGCCCGTCTTCCTCGACGACAACCTCGCCGACGAGCTGAAGCCCGGTGGCCGCCTGGAGCAGATGGTCACGCTCGGCAAGGAGCTGCCCATCACGTGGGTCATCGACCCCGACCTGCTCTACACGGTCGACGCGATGACCAAGGGCTACCGGATCCGCACCCCCGACGGCCGGACCGTGCAGGGCAAGAACAAGGCCGTGGCCGAGCAGTGGCTCAGCTCCCTGGAGGCCGCCGTCCAGGGCAAGAAGGTCGTCGCGCTGCCGTTCGCCGACCCCGACATCGCCTCCCTCGCGCACCGCGGCAAGGACGTGTCGGGCACCCTGGGCCAGCTGCGCCCGGCCACCGACAAGGCGAAGCAGGCCGTCGAGACGGTCCTGCACGTGCCCGCCTCCACCGGTTTCTCCTGGCCGGTGGCCGGCGCGATCGACCCGTCGATCGTCAACGTCGCCACCTCGGCCGGCGCCCACAACGTCCTCACCCGCAGCGACAGCCTCCGCGAGACCGGCTCCCTCGGCTACACCCCCTCGGCGGCCCGGCCCATCGGCGCGGGCAGCACCGCCGTCGTGGCCGACGCCGGCCTCTCCACCGCCTTCGAGGGCAACATGCTCAGCGCCGGGAACTCCACGCTCGCCGTGCAGGAGTTCCTGGCCCACAGCCTCGCCCTCAACCTGCAGGACACCGGCGAACAGCGCAGCTTCGTGGTCGCCCCGCAGCGGATGCCGTCGTCCAGCCAGGTGCAGACGATGGCCGCCGCCCTGCGCGGCCTCCAGAGCGGCCGCTGGACGCAGCCCACCGACCTGGAGGCCGCGGCCGCCGCGAAGCCCGACCCGGGCGCGGCCACCCAGGTGCCGGGGGCCGGTCAGTACCCCGAGTCCCTGCGCAAGCAGGAGCTGCCGGTGTCCGCGTTCGAGAACATCCGCACCACACAGAACACCCTCGACCACTTCAAGGTGATCCTCTCCGCGCCGGACCGCGTGGAGATCCCGTTCGGCAACACCATGAACCGCGAGATGTCCTCCACGTGGCGCGGCCGCCCGGAGGAGGCCAAGGTCTACCGGGACCAGGTGCAGCGGTACCTGATCGGCCTCACCGAGAAGGTCAAGGTCATCCCGAAGTCCGACGCCACCCTGTCCGGGCACAGCGCGACCCTTCCGGTGACAGTGCAGAACAGCCTCGTCCAGGACGTCCACGACCTGGTGCTGCGGGTGAAGTCCGCCAACCCCACCCGCCTGATGTTCGACGACAGCGGCACGGCCCAGCAGGAAGTCACCGTCCAGGCCGACCACAGCCAGACGCTGAAGTTCACCGCCAACGCCACGGCGAGCGGTCCGGTCGAGGTCACGGCGCAGCTCTTCACCAAGGACGGCGTGCCCTACGGCAAGGAACGCAAGTTCACCGTCGACGCCACGGAGATCACTCCCACCGTCATGCTGGTGATCGCCGGCGGCGTGCTCCTCCTCGTTCTGGCAGGCGTGAAGATGTACGCCAGCCGCAAGCGCGTAGCGGCCCGTGCGGCCGCCGAGGAGAGCACGCAGCCGAGTGACGAGTCCCCGGACACCGGACCGCAAAGCGCGAGCGGGTCCGGCACGAGTGAGACAGTGGACCGTTGA
- the murJ gene encoding murein biosynthesis integral membrane protein MurJ, protein MNAPYNGDRAQGTGGPAPSQGTAPGTPVPGQVPAPAPAPDHDPYVQDAYDHDPYRSQDLSAQDPVAEVLYDRASHPPPPPGTFQEPGPLYAAPAAPVHGPDPRVWAQTPPPEPDGPSRHLPYGDHATTTQFVGVDSLVTSAADERAEPDAFAHLYRDQQAAPRTPAEDAPVAAPAPSKPAGRAAGLLKSSALMAAGTIVSRITGFLRTLVIAGAIGVATLNDSYQVANTLPTMIYVLVGGGALNSVFIPQLVRAMKNDEDGGEAYANRLLTLVMVLLGAVTTICVLAAPLFIGMMSQKIADDPQRMDVAVAFAHYCLPTMFFMGVHVVLGQILNARGRFGAMMWTPVLNNIVVIATFGAFIWAFGGFTATGVTEGSITPEGVRLLGLGTLLGLTVQSLAMVPYLRDAGFKPRLRFDWKGHGLGKAAGLAKWTFFFVLANQLGLVVVTQLATWAGQVAAKQGHGGTGITGYNYALLLWQMPQAIITVSVMTAVLPRISRSAHDGDAAAVRDDISYGLRTSAVAIVPCAFAFLALGVPMSTLLYAGSGTQSAQNIGFILMAFGLGLIPYSVQYVVLRGFYAYEDTRTPFYNTVIVAAVNAGVSALAFFVLPARWAVVGMAFAYGLGYAVGVGVAWRRLRTRLGGDLDGAHVMRTYTRLIGACVPAAAVAGAAAYGVTQWLGSGVLGSVVALVAGLIALAAVFLAAAKRMRIEELNAMVGMVRGRMGR, encoded by the coding sequence ATGAACGCGCCGTACAACGGTGACCGCGCGCAGGGCACTGGCGGGCCCGCGCCCTCCCAGGGCACTGCCCCGGGCACACCGGTGCCCGGGCAGGTTCCCGCGCCTGCGCCCGCGCCGGATCACGACCCTTATGTCCAGGACGCCTACGATCACGACCCGTACCGGTCGCAGGACCTCTCGGCCCAGGACCCGGTGGCGGAGGTGCTCTACGACCGCGCCTCCCACCCCCCGCCGCCGCCCGGCACCTTCCAGGAGCCCGGCCCGCTCTACGCGGCCCCGGCCGCGCCCGTGCACGGCCCCGACCCGCGGGTGTGGGCCCAGACCCCGCCGCCGGAGCCCGACGGCCCGTCCCGCCACCTGCCCTACGGGGACCACGCCACCACCACCCAGTTCGTCGGTGTCGACTCACTCGTGACCAGCGCGGCGGACGAGCGGGCCGAGCCCGACGCGTTCGCGCACCTCTACCGGGACCAGCAGGCGGCGCCCCGCACCCCGGCCGAGGACGCCCCCGTCGCCGCCCCGGCACCGAGCAAGCCCGCCGGGCGCGCCGCCGGCCTGCTCAAGTCCAGCGCCCTCATGGCCGCCGGCACGATCGTCTCCCGCATTACCGGCTTCCTGAGGACCCTGGTCATCGCCGGCGCGATCGGCGTCGCCACCCTCAACGACAGCTACCAGGTCGCCAACACCCTGCCGACGATGATCTACGTCCTGGTCGGCGGCGGCGCCCTGAACTCCGTCTTCATCCCGCAGCTGGTCCGCGCAATGAAGAACGACGAGGACGGCGGCGAGGCCTACGCCAACCGCCTGCTGACCCTCGTCATGGTGCTGCTCGGCGCGGTCACCACGATCTGCGTCCTCGCGGCCCCGCTGTTCATCGGCATGATGTCGCAGAAGATCGCCGACGATCCGCAGCGGATGGACGTCGCCGTCGCCTTCGCCCACTACTGCCTGCCGACCATGTTCTTCATGGGCGTGCACGTGGTACTCGGTCAGATCCTCAACGCCCGCGGCCGGTTCGGCGCGATGATGTGGACCCCCGTCCTCAACAACATCGTCGTCATCGCCACCTTCGGCGCCTTCATCTGGGCCTTCGGCGGCTTCACCGCCACCGGCGTGACCGAGGGGAGCATCACCCCAGAGGGCGTCCGCCTGCTGGGCCTGGGCACCCTGCTCGGCCTCACCGTCCAGTCCCTCGCGATGGTCCCCTACCTGCGCGACGCCGGCTTCAAGCCCCGTCTGCGCTTCGACTGGAAGGGGCACGGCCTCGGCAAGGCGGCCGGCCTGGCCAAGTGGACGTTCTTCTTCGTCCTCGCCAACCAGCTCGGCCTCGTCGTCGTCACCCAGCTCGCCACCTGGGCGGGCCAGGTCGCCGCCAAGCAGGGCCACGGCGGTACCGGCATCACCGGCTACAACTACGCGCTGCTGCTGTGGCAGATGCCGCAGGCCATCATCACCGTCTCCGTCATGACGGCCGTCCTGCCGCGCATCTCCCGCTCCGCCCACGACGGGGACGCCGCCGCCGTCCGCGACGACATCTCCTACGGCCTGCGCACCTCGGCCGTCGCGATCGTGCCCTGCGCCTTCGCGTTCCTCGCGCTGGGCGTCCCGATGTCCACGCTGCTCTACGCCGGCTCCGGCACGCAGAGCGCCCAGAACATCGGCTTCATCCTGATGGCCTTCGGCCTCGGACTGATCCCCTACTCCGTCCAGTACGTGGTCCTGCGCGGCTTCTACGCCTACGAGGACACCCGGACGCCCTTCTACAACACCGTCATCGTCGCCGCCGTCAACGCCGGCGTCTCCGCCCTCGCGTTCTTCGTCCTCCCGGCCCGCTGGGCCGTCGTCGGCATGGCCTTCGCCTACGGCCTCGGCTACGCCGTCGGCGTGGGCGTCGCCTGGCGCCGGCTGCGCACCCGCCTGGGCGGCGACCTCGACGGCGCCCACGTGATGCGCACCTACACGCGCCTCATCGGTGCCTGCGTCCCGGCCGCGGCCGTCGCCGGCGCCGCCGCGTACGGGGTCACCCAGTGGCTGGGCAGCGGAGTCCTCGGTTCCGTCGTCGCCCTGGTGGCCGGACTCATCGCCTTGGCCGCCGTGTTCCTCGCCGCCGCCAAGCGCATGCGCATCGAAGAGCTCAACGCGATGGTCGGAATGGTCCGCGGGCGCATGGGGCGCTGA
- a CDS encoding protein kinase family protein: MAERSTAAVDVADNSGDEPLAADAAKATADGVDTQNRQAADGPMPEKDGERASAASSAAPELHSGHKLARRYRLEECVTRLDGFSSWRAMDEKLRRAVGVHLLPADHARARSVLAAARSSALLGDPRFVQVLDAVEENDLVYVVHEWLPDATELTALLAAAPLEPHEAYQLVSQVSQAMAAAHREGLSHLRLTPSAILRTSTGQYRIRGLAVNAALRGITSETPQRADTEAIGALLYAALTQRWPYESDAYGLTGLPKGVGLIAPDQVRAGVHRGLGELAMRALANDGATASRQEPACTTPEELAKAVAAMPRIRPPEPVFTAPPEYQHTTYQQGSYGRPTPPGVPTAQRLAVAPPPPPLQSRTGRALKWSVAALLIAALGLGSWQLADTLLERTNRNSDNQHQQTTPGDDAPQKKEPAQIAIKRAEEYYPDGTPQDLDGVSNTYDDDKSSFWRTRTFYDGPEVKVKDGLGIVYDLGSERDVSAASIALKYAGNHTTVTLYATKNMSSQTPVSSMKKIVGAATSENQLKLTTENPVKTRYVLLWITAMPQAGADDYTKPGYKQAITDVQFAG, encoded by the coding sequence GTGGCGGAACGTAGCACGGCTGCCGTCGACGTGGCCGACAACAGCGGCGACGAGCCGCTGGCCGCAGATGCGGCCAAGGCCACGGCCGACGGGGTGGACACCCAGAACCGACAAGCCGCGGACGGACCCATGCCCGAGAAGGACGGCGAACGCGCGAGCGCGGCCTCCTCGGCTGCGCCCGAACTCCACAGCGGCCACAAGCTCGCCAGACGCTACCGGCTCGAGGAGTGCGTCACCCGTCTGGACGGATTCAGCAGCTGGCGCGCGATGGACGAGAAGCTGCGGCGCGCCGTGGGCGTCCACCTGCTGCCCGCCGACCACGCGCGGGCCCGCTCCGTGCTGGCCGCGGCCCGCTCCTCCGCCCTCCTCGGCGACCCCCGGTTCGTCCAGGTCCTCGACGCGGTCGAGGAGAACGACCTCGTCTACGTCGTCCACGAGTGGCTGCCCGACGCCACCGAGCTCACCGCGCTCCTCGCGGCGGCACCCCTGGAACCCCACGAGGCCTACCAGCTCGTCAGCCAGGTCTCCCAGGCCATGGCCGCGGCCCACCGCGAGGGCCTGTCCCACCTGCGCCTGACGCCCAGCGCGATACTGCGCACCTCCACGGGCCAGTACCGCATCCGCGGCCTCGCCGTGAACGCCGCCCTGCGCGGCATCACCAGCGAGACCCCGCAGCGTGCGGACACCGAGGCCATCGGCGCGCTCCTGTATGCCGCCCTCACCCAGCGCTGGCCGTACGAGAGCGACGCCTACGGCCTCACCGGCCTGCCCAAGGGCGTCGGCCTGATCGCACCCGACCAGGTCCGCGCCGGCGTCCACCGGGGCCTGGGCGAGCTCGCCATGCGCGCCCTCGCCAACGACGGGGCCACCGCCTCCCGCCAGGAGCCCGCCTGCACCACCCCCGAGGAACTGGCCAAGGCCGTCGCCGCGATGCCGCGCATCCGGCCGCCGGAGCCCGTCTTCACGGCCCCGCCCGAGTACCAGCACACCACCTACCAGCAGGGCAGCTACGGCCGTCCCACGCCTCCCGGCGTACCCACCGCACAGCGCCTCGCCGTCGCACCCCCGCCGCCCCCGCTGCAGAGCCGTACCGGCCGGGCCCTCAAGTGGAGCGTCGCCGCCCTGCTCATCGCCGCCCTCGGCCTGGGCAGCTGGCAGCTCGCCGACACCCTGCTGGAGCGCACCAACCGGAACAGCGACAACCAGCACCAGCAGACGACGCCGGGCGACGACGCACCGCAGAAGAAGGAACCCGCGCAGATCGCCATCAAGCGGGCCGAGGAGTACTACCCCGACGGCACGCCCCAGGACCTCGACGGCGTCTCCAACACGTACGACGACGACAAGTCGTCCTTCTGGCGCACCCGGACCTTCTACGACGGCCCCGAGGTGAAGGTCAAGGACGGCCTCGGCATCGTCTACGACCTCGGCTCCGAGCGGGACGTCAGCGCCGCCTCGATAGCGCTGAAGTACGCCGGCAACCACACCACCGTCACGCTGTACGCGACCAAGAACATGTCCTCGCAGACACCGGTCTCGTCCATGAAGAAGATCGTCGGGGCCGCCACCTCGGAGAACCAGCTCAAGCTGACCACCGAAAACCCGGTCAAGACGCGCTACGTCCTGCTGTGGATCACCGCCATGCCGCAGGCCGGAGCGGACGACTACACCAAACCCGGCTACAAGCAGGCCATCACGGATGTGCAGTTCGCGGGCTGA
- the sigM gene encoding RNA polymerase sigma factor SigM, translating to MDDAATGGRSDQELLALHAAGDPDAFGELVRRHRDRLWAVALRTLGDREEAADAVQDALVSAYRAAHTFRGESAVTTWLHRITVNACLDRARKTASRKTSPLDDTERLERLLEPHESAEAPAERQDLHRQLLAALGTLPAEQRAALVLVDMQGYPVAEAARILDVPTGTVKSRCARGRAKLLPMLTHLRTNAGDNTATERGRNRTPGTPVPPAASPMHPAPHPAPDPDAVKGGGGRA from the coding sequence TTGGACGACGCCGCAACCGGCGGCCGCAGCGACCAGGAACTCCTGGCCCTGCACGCCGCCGGAGACCCCGACGCGTTCGGTGAGCTCGTCCGCCGCCACCGGGACCGGCTCTGGGCCGTAGCCCTGCGCACCCTCGGTGACCGCGAGGAAGCCGCCGACGCCGTCCAGGACGCCCTCGTCTCCGCCTACCGGGCCGCCCACACCTTCCGCGGCGAATCCGCGGTCACCACCTGGCTGCACCGCATCACCGTCAATGCCTGCCTCGACCGGGCCCGCAAGACGGCCTCCCGCAAGACCTCGCCCCTGGACGACACGGAGCGCCTGGAGCGCCTCCTGGAGCCCCACGAGTCCGCCGAGGCGCCCGCGGAGCGCCAGGACCTCCACCGCCAGCTCCTGGCCGCCCTCGGCACCCTCCCGGCCGAGCAGCGGGCCGCGCTCGTCCTCGTCGACATGCAGGGATACCCGGTCGCCGAGGCCGCCCGCATCCTCGACGTACCCACCGGCACCGTGAAAAGCCGGTGCGCGCGCGGCCGGGCGAAACTCCTCCCGATGCTCACCCATCTACGCACGAATGCCGGGGATAACACCGCCACCGAGCGGGGAAGGAACCGGACGCCGGGGACACCCGTCCCACCAGCGGCAAGCCCCATGCATCCGGCCCCGCATCCGGCCCCGGACCCAGACGCTGTGAAGGGCGGAGGTGGACGAGCGTGA